One segment of Acropora muricata isolate sample 2 chromosome 8, ASM3666990v1, whole genome shotgun sequence DNA contains the following:
- the LOC136926414 gene encoding E3 UFM1-protein ligase 1 homolog isoform X2, with translation MNYLFTGLIGVDFSHVEKKVIEMVKHSSSLKLIQGDLIDKNYLDQVAEDINDFLQESGQISIAELSKKFTFPTDFLLEIIESHLGTVIHGQLDMLDRGVLFTESFVAQQTACIRGVFSAITKPTTLSSLIAEYGFHEKLLYVGINKLCLEGRISGSIQGNLFVPGIYSKSQMAWVDEFFKQNGYIEYDALPRLGISEGSQYLKKRFQKYQVKFLPTCCVGESLVNQVEIAVTEAISSGEWVDVLPLLPSPCTSGDAARLLQDIFKSSVHSLAHVFCESIAVSDRFLQNCKDPFQQLMQDKAKTDSLTAPALFSELKMKDLAAMGVAGGGGSDKRESKKEERRKKAAGGGSKGGGGGGSGGGGGRGGRESKTQKVRDKKKDRSTKDEGLDDESKSKQNQSELPFMSVEEISEELQKRCPSCSDDFIEEIANYLYRPLTQSYQEVARSVFFSTGDKQRKSHSEVQSKVNVLWANAKLFDKGIKLFTDDVQVQLSRHLLKTVCADIVNLAVSLLAAEHMITIKDDSAITPEERLKIISKLPEKIRPGVVKLNTTLNGKETDEFFTQFELICGPDYCEFMLKKLDKKRERQLSLERRCALQEQLRQETDPAMALHLVSAVLFQHHTGCMLHAPGRCVPQIISFLEDKLSPEHYARLNQYVTLVIKQLSGSEDHESTEGQEGKSVTDQLEEGLDNIKKLALELKKAKDTDT, from the exons ATGAATTATTTGTTCACGGGG CTTATTGGTGTGGACTTCAGTCATGTTGAGAAGAAAGTCATTGAAATGGTCAAACATAGCAGCAGCTTAAAGCTCATCCAAGGGGATCTTATTGACAA AAACTACTTAGATCAAGTTGCTGAGGACATCAATGACTTTTTGCAGGAGTCCGGACAAATTAGTATCGCGGAACTCAGCAAAAAATTCACATTTCCAACCGATTTTTTATTGGAG ATTATTGAGTCCCATCTTGGAACAGTCATTCATGGTCAGCTTGATATGCTTGATAGAGGTGTTCTCTTTACCGAGTCCTTTGTAGCTCAACAGACAGCTTGTATTAGAGGAGTATTCAGCGCAATTACAAA ACCAACTACTTTGTCTTCTCTTATTGCTGAATATGGGTTCCATGAAAAGCTTTTGTATG ttggCATTAATAAGCTGTGCCTTGAAGGCCGTATATCTGGCAGCATTCAAGGAAATTTGTTTGTTCCTGGCATTTATTCCAAATCCCAGATGGCTTGGGTTGATGAATTCTTCAAACAGAATGGGTACATCG AATACGATGCACTTCCACGGCTTGGAATTTCTGAAGGAAGTCAGTATCTAAAAAAGAGATTCCAAAAGTATCAAGTCAAGTTTCTTCCGACGTGTTGCGTTGGGGAATCCTTAGTCAATCAAGTTGAAATAGCCGTGACTGAGGCTATTTCGAGTGGAGAGTGGGTAGATGTATTG CCCCTTCTTCCCTCGCCTTGTACTTCAGGAGATGCAGCGCGACTACTACAAGATATTTTCAAAAGCTCTGTCCACTCATTGGCTCATGTATTTTGCGAGAGTATTGCGGTCAGCGATCGGTTTCTACAAAACTGTAAAGATCCTTTCCAGCAACTGATGCAAGACAAAGCTAAGACG GATTCACTTACGGCGCCCGCATTGTTCTCAGAACTCAAAATGAAAGACCTGGCTGCCATGGGCGTGGCAGGAGGAGGGGGCTCGGACAAACGGGAGTCAAAGAAGGAAGAAAGGCGGAAGAAGGCAGCTGGTGGCGGAAGTAAAGGTGGAGGGGGCGGAGGAAGCGGGGGTGGTGGAGGTAGAGGGGGACGAGAGAGCAAGACACAGAag GTGCGTGACAAAAAGAAAGATCGATCAACCAAAGACGAAGGATTAGATGATGAGTCGAAATCAAAACAGAACCAAAGTGAATTGCCTTTTATGTCCGTTGAAGAG ATATCAGAAGAGTTACAAAAGAGATGTCCGAGCTGTTCAGACGACTTTATAGAAGAAATCGCTAACTATCTTTACAG ACCGCTGACCCAGTCCTACCAAGAAGTTGCCAGGTCAGTTTTTTTCTCCACTGGAGACAAACAGCGAAAGAGCCACTCGGAAGTGCAGAGTAAAGTTAACGTGTTGTGGGCAAATGCTAAACTGTTTGACAAAGGCATCAAGCTATTTACTG ACGATGTCCAAGTTCAACTTAGTCGCCATCTTTTGAAAACTGTGTGCGCAGATATAGTGAACCTGGCAGTCAGTCTTTTAGCCGCTGAACACATGATAACCATCAAGGACGATTCGGCCATTACACCAGAG GAACGCCTAAAAATAATCTCCAAACTTCCAGAGAAAATTAGACCTGGAGTGGTGAAGCTTAATACGACCTTAAATGGAAag GAGACAGATGAGTTTTTTACTCAATTTGAGCTGATCTGTGGCCCAGACTACTGCGAGTTCATGTTGAAAAAGCTTGATAAGAAAAGAGAAag acAACTGAGCTTAGAGCGCCGCTGTGCTTTGCAAGAGCAGTTACGACAGGAAACTGATCCGGCGATGGCACTTCACTTAGTGTCAGCGGTGTTATTCCAACATCACACAGGCTGCATGTTACACGCACCAGGTCGCTGCGTGCCTCAAATAATAAGTTTTCTTGAAGACAAATTGTCCCCTGAACACTACGCTAGGTTAAACCAATATGTAACGCTCGTTATAAAACAACTTTCAGGAAGTGAAGACCATGAGTCCACAGAAGGTCAAGAAGGCAAGTCTGTAACAGATCAGTTGGAGGAAGGACTAGACAATATTAAGAAATTGGCGCTTGAACTTAAGAAGGCAAAAGACACAGATACTTAA
- the LOC136926414 gene encoding E3 UFM1-protein ligase 1 homolog isoform X1, with protein MAGQMADWEEIKRLAADFQRAQLSSTAHKLSERNCVEIVQKLIHLGLIEVIYTTDGKEYLTPQQLEREIKDELFVHGGRINVVDLQQLIGVDFSHVEKKVIEMVKHSSSLKLIQGDLIDKNYLDQVAEDINDFLQESGQISIAELSKKFTFPTDFLLEIIESHLGTVIHGQLDMLDRGVLFTESFVAQQTACIRGVFSAITKPTTLSSLIAEYGFHEKLLYVGINKLCLEGRISGSIQGNLFVPGIYSKSQMAWVDEFFKQNGYIEYDALPRLGISEGSQYLKKRFQKYQVKFLPTCCVGESLVNQVEIAVTEAISSGEWVDVLPLLPSPCTSGDAARLLQDIFKSSVHSLAHVFCESIAVSDRFLQNCKDPFQQLMQDKAKTDSLTAPALFSELKMKDLAAMGVAGGGGSDKRESKKEERRKKAAGGGSKGGGGGGSGGGGGRGGRESKTQKVRDKKKDRSTKDEGLDDESKSKQNQSELPFMSVEEISEELQKRCPSCSDDFIEEIANYLYRPLTQSYQEVARSVFFSTGDKQRKSHSEVQSKVNVLWANAKLFDKGIKLFTDDVQVQLSRHLLKTVCADIVNLAVSLLAAEHMITIKDDSAITPEERLKIISKLPEKIRPGVVKLNTTLNGKETDEFFTQFELICGPDYCEFMLKKLDKKRERQLSLERRCALQEQLRQETDPAMALHLVSAVLFQHHTGCMLHAPGRCVPQIISFLEDKLSPEHYARLNQYVTLVIKQLSGSEDHESTEGQEGKSVTDQLEEGLDNIKKLALELKKAKDTDT; from the exons ATGGCGGGACAGATGGCGGATTGGGAAGAAATAAAACGCTTGGCCGCTGATTTTCAGCGCGCTCAATTGAGTAGCACAGCTCATAAGCTTTCCGAAAGAAACTGCGTTGAGATAGTTCAGAAACTGATCCATTTGGGACTTATAGAGGTGATCTACACGACAGACGGTAAAGAATATCTAACTCCCCAACAACTTGAACGAGAGATTAAGGATGAATTATTTGTTCACGGGG gAAGGATTAATGTTGTTGATTTGCAACAA CTTATTGGTGTGGACTTCAGTCATGTTGAGAAGAAAGTCATTGAAATGGTCAAACATAGCAGCAGCTTAAAGCTCATCCAAGGGGATCTTATTGACAA AAACTACTTAGATCAAGTTGCTGAGGACATCAATGACTTTTTGCAGGAGTCCGGACAAATTAGTATCGCGGAACTCAGCAAAAAATTCACATTTCCAACCGATTTTTTATTGGAG ATTATTGAGTCCCATCTTGGAACAGTCATTCATGGTCAGCTTGATATGCTTGATAGAGGTGTTCTCTTTACCGAGTCCTTTGTAGCTCAACAGACAGCTTGTATTAGAGGAGTATTCAGCGCAATTACAAA ACCAACTACTTTGTCTTCTCTTATTGCTGAATATGGGTTCCATGAAAAGCTTTTGTATG ttggCATTAATAAGCTGTGCCTTGAAGGCCGTATATCTGGCAGCATTCAAGGAAATTTGTTTGTTCCTGGCATTTATTCCAAATCCCAGATGGCTTGGGTTGATGAATTCTTCAAACAGAATGGGTACATCG AATACGATGCACTTCCACGGCTTGGAATTTCTGAAGGAAGTCAGTATCTAAAAAAGAGATTCCAAAAGTATCAAGTCAAGTTTCTTCCGACGTGTTGCGTTGGGGAATCCTTAGTCAATCAAGTTGAAATAGCCGTGACTGAGGCTATTTCGAGTGGAGAGTGGGTAGATGTATTG CCCCTTCTTCCCTCGCCTTGTACTTCAGGAGATGCAGCGCGACTACTACAAGATATTTTCAAAAGCTCTGTCCACTCATTGGCTCATGTATTTTGCGAGAGTATTGCGGTCAGCGATCGGTTTCTACAAAACTGTAAAGATCCTTTCCAGCAACTGATGCAAGACAAAGCTAAGACG GATTCACTTACGGCGCCCGCATTGTTCTCAGAACTCAAAATGAAAGACCTGGCTGCCATGGGCGTGGCAGGAGGAGGGGGCTCGGACAAACGGGAGTCAAAGAAGGAAGAAAGGCGGAAGAAGGCAGCTGGTGGCGGAAGTAAAGGTGGAGGGGGCGGAGGAAGCGGGGGTGGTGGAGGTAGAGGGGGACGAGAGAGCAAGACACAGAag GTGCGTGACAAAAAGAAAGATCGATCAACCAAAGACGAAGGATTAGATGATGAGTCGAAATCAAAACAGAACCAAAGTGAATTGCCTTTTATGTCCGTTGAAGAG ATATCAGAAGAGTTACAAAAGAGATGTCCGAGCTGTTCAGACGACTTTATAGAAGAAATCGCTAACTATCTTTACAG ACCGCTGACCCAGTCCTACCAAGAAGTTGCCAGGTCAGTTTTTTTCTCCACTGGAGACAAACAGCGAAAGAGCCACTCGGAAGTGCAGAGTAAAGTTAACGTGTTGTGGGCAAATGCTAAACTGTTTGACAAAGGCATCAAGCTATTTACTG ACGATGTCCAAGTTCAACTTAGTCGCCATCTTTTGAAAACTGTGTGCGCAGATATAGTGAACCTGGCAGTCAGTCTTTTAGCCGCTGAACACATGATAACCATCAAGGACGATTCGGCCATTACACCAGAG GAACGCCTAAAAATAATCTCCAAACTTCCAGAGAAAATTAGACCTGGAGTGGTGAAGCTTAATACGACCTTAAATGGAAag GAGACAGATGAGTTTTTTACTCAATTTGAGCTGATCTGTGGCCCAGACTACTGCGAGTTCATGTTGAAAAAGCTTGATAAGAAAAGAGAAag acAACTGAGCTTAGAGCGCCGCTGTGCTTTGCAAGAGCAGTTACGACAGGAAACTGATCCGGCGATGGCACTTCACTTAGTGTCAGCGGTGTTATTCCAACATCACACAGGCTGCATGTTACACGCACCAGGTCGCTGCGTGCCTCAAATAATAAGTTTTCTTGAAGACAAATTGTCCCCTGAACACTACGCTAGGTTAAACCAATATGTAACGCTCGTTATAAAACAACTTTCAGGAAGTGAAGACCATGAGTCCACAGAAGGTCAAGAAGGCAAGTCTGTAACAGATCAGTTGGAGGAAGGACTAGACAATATTAAGAAATTGGCGCTTGAACTTAAGAAGGCAAAAGACACAGATACTTAA